Below is a window of bacterium DNA.
GCGGCAAAAGTGTATGCTGAATTTCCTGCGCCACCTGCATTTCCTGTTGGAGACGCTCCTGCTCAAGCAGGTTGTGCTGGGCGGCATTAAATTTCTGCGTCATCTCATTAAACACATTGGCAATCTGCCCAAATTCATCATTGCTCTGAATCATAATCCGATGATCCAGTTTCCCCTGGCTAACCGCCAGCATCCCATCGGTCAATTTCCGGATTGGCGCAATTAAAAATGCCATTAGAAAATAGGCACCTGAAGTACTTACTGCCAGAGCAATGAAAAAAATGAGCACTGCGTTTTTTCGGCCGGTCTTAATATCTTGTAAAATAGCGTCTTCCAAAACACCGATATGTGCAGTTCCCAGCCGCATATCCCCCAGATAAATCGAAGCACTAATGTTGTGCACCTCTTTTTTATTTCCATCCTGAATACTTTGAATAACCGTCTCTTGTTTTTTCGGAAGCTTGAATCCCGGTCCGGGTGTAAATGATTTGAACATTTTTTGAGTAACCGAATGGGCATAAATCAAATTTTCATTATCCACAATAAATGCATAGGCCAGTTTGGTATTGGTCTGCACCATGGTTTTCACCAGCCCGGTCAAGTGAAGGTCATCATGTTTGAGCAGATAGTTCTCCGAATCCTGCGCAAGCCGCCTGGTGGCTTCCATGGCGCTGGAAATAATCTCACTGCGCATCGATTTTGCCTGATTGGAAAACATATAAGCAAAAATCACAAGCACCAAAACAGCCACCGAGATGGTTACAGGAAAGAGATATTTAATACTGACACTGCTCATCCGGCGTTGCTTTGGCTGCGCAACCGCCGACGTTGTTTCCGCGGATCCCTCCGGCAGAGCCGGTACCTGTCCGATTTTTTTTCCTCCGGCTTTAACCTTTTTCAACAGGCGGAGTCGATTGCCCTGCCGGGTACTTTTATAGTCGGCATCATCCATAAGCTTACGGATAAACCAAATACCCAATCCACCCCGCTTGCCGATCTCTACATAACGATTAAGATCCGGAGTTTTGGATTTTTTCCATTCAAAACTTTTCCCACGGTCAATAACAACAACTTCCATTTCATCGGTACGCCGTAAAACTTCCAGTTTTAAACTACCTGGTTCCATCCCTTTGTAGGCATGACGCACCACATTGGAACACGCTTCGTCCAATGCCAGTTTGATGTTATTGATTTCATGTTGAGAAAAACCGGTTTCAACCGAAACCTGGGTGATAAAATCCCGAATCTCACCCAAATGACGTTCCTCGGCCGTGACTTCAATCTCGTATTTTTGTACAACCGGTTTTTTAAATAACTTGGAAAGAATTCCCGCCAATGTCTCTTTCCCCTCACTCTCGTTTGTCCTCAACAGCTGCCTGCCCTAAAAAACGGTACGCCCATAAAAATCCACGGACTTACCCGGCATTCGCCGGACAGGCTGTCCATCATGTTCGCGCTAGCACGATAAAAAATCGCTTATATTTTAACCACATTGCCGTTTCGGAAACAAATCAATTATTTATTTTTTTTTACAAATTATTCCCGGATGACACCACTTTTGTATTTCACCGTTTGGGAGGATTGCCGGAATCCTGATTTTCTTCTTGTTCAACCGTCTTGGTAACCGCTTTCAATTTGGCAATGCGCTCCCTGGCTTCCTCGATATTTCTAAGCACCAGCGCATTGTTCGGTTCTTGTTCCAGTACTTTTTGCCAAACAAGAATTGCTTTTTCAAATTCACTGGCAATATAAAAATCAATCCCTTGATAATAAAGTTGGAAATTTTTCTCACTCATAAACTGTACTGTGGTCTTATCACCGGAAAGCCGTTGACGTGTACGCGAAAGGTACAACGGCAATTCCAAATACTTGGGATCATATTTTTCAACGGTTTCAAATTCCACCAATGCTTGCTGGTAATTTTTTCCCATATAATCTTTAATTCCCTGGAAATAATGCATAGCCTTAAAATATTCATCCGTCACTGCTGCTTTGCGTTTTACTGTCTGACGCCTTTTTTCTGCTGTGATCAGACGTTTTTGTTTGGCCAGCATTGATTTTTTTTCACGACGGTGCTGTCGGGCCACGGATTTCATAGCTTTATTCATTTTTTTCCGGGTCGTTTCCACCGCAGCCTTGGCACGCCGTTCCGCCTCCCGGTCCATTGCTTCCGCTCTTTGTTTCTCACGCAAAGCACGCTGTTTAGGCAGCGGTGTACCAAAACGGTAAGAAAGTGTAAACCGGTGGGTCAATCCCAAGGCTTCTCCCGCCAAGGCGTAATCCAACAGGATGCCCGCATACCGCACCCCGCCCCCGGCTGTCCAGGATGAATTTGATATACCCCCGCGCAATGCCACCAGCTCGTAGAGGCTGTATTCCAAACCCGCCGCCAGAATAGATTCACGCCAGGTTGACTTTTCCCAGGCCAGACTGCCAATTATTTTTTGTTTCAAGGTATCACGCGTTTGATAGGTATAGGCAATACCGGCTTTGGTATTTAGGGGTATCACATCCGTTGTTTCCCCGAGTTTCAACTGTGAACCCAACAGATTTTGAAACGCCAGTCCTAACGTCAACCGGCTCCAATCAAACCCGTTTTTTCCCGTCAAATCACGGGGAAACTGATAATGAAACCCCATGTCCATCCCGACTCCGGTATCAAAATCCCCCAACAGCCTTTGCTGATCAATTTTCACGGCAATACCGGCGCGAACATTCCAAATCAGGTCACGGCTGTAACCAATTAGGTATTCACGCATATCCAGACTGCCTTCCCCGCTACCAATAATTTGTGATTGTTCGTCACGCAAGACAACACCTTCGGTTGCCACCCGAATGGCCCCTACTGTAAATGTTCCCCAATCCAATATGGGATATGCCACGCCGAAGTAATCATACGGTGTATCAAAATACAGATCAATATGCATGGCAGCGA
It encodes the following:
- a CDS encoding SpoIIE family protein phosphatase, which translates into the protein MRTNESEGKETLAGILSKLFKKPVVQKYEIEVTAEERHLGEIRDFITQVSVETGFSQHEINNIKLALDEACSNVVRHAYKGMEPGSLKLEVLRRTDEMEVVVIDRGKSFEWKKSKTPDLNRYVEIGKRGGLGIWFIRKLMDDADYKSTRQGNRLRLLKKVKAGGKKIGQVPALPEGSAETTSAVAQPKQRRMSSVSIKYLFPVTISVAVLVLVIFAYMFSNQAKSMRSEIISSAMEATRRLAQDSENYLLKHDDLHLTGLVKTMVQTNTKLAYAFIVDNENLIYAHSVTQKMFKSFTPGPGFKLPKKQETVIQSIQDGNKKEVHNISASIYLGDMRLGTAHIGVLEDAILQDIKTGRKNAVLIFFIALAVSTSGAYFLMAFLIAPIRKLTDGMLAVSQGKLDHRIMIQSNDEFGQIANVFNEMTQKFNAAQHNLLEQERLQQEMQVAQEIQHTLLPRELPKIEGYEVASYYRSAKEVGGDYFDFVWVDDNVLGVAVADVSGKGIPGSLVMTMIRTALRLEARGNHNATEVMDKVNAFVTRDMKKGMFVTMFYIILDARRRVINYSSAGHNPMILYREENEEVYFLKPRGFPLGIDLPNPDLFRKSLTQESVKLKKGDLLLVYTDGITEAMNPRREQYGEQRLIDLMKQNHKLSAEDFIGKLSDDIVTFTEDYPQNDDITCVAVKEKMMADDVQFNLRRKLFYLVEEKGVSVREACRHLNVSTTTYYRLKQLRDKHGIKALRSNIARKDVQMQQLSLAERQQIVDAVMRNPLFGSKRISEDLAKMKRGKVKLSPKMVYQELKRLRLSTREEREEYVAKKKVD
- a CDS encoding PorV/PorQ family protein, whose protein sequence is MKKAIVFFMMIVIVIGVQHTVMAAEDAGTNNPFELGAGSRALAMAGAYVAIADDVTAMFWNPGGLAQLEQIEIAAMHIDLYFDTPYDYFGVAYPILDWGTFTVGAIRVATEGVVLRDEQSQIIGSGEGSLDMREYLIGYSRDLIWNVRAGIAVKIDQQRLLGDFDTGVGMDMGFHYQFPRDLTGKNGFDWSRLTLGLAFQNLLGSQLKLGETTDVIPLNTKAGIAYTYQTRDTLKQKIIGSLAWEKSTWRESILAAGLEYSLYELVALRGGISNSSWTAGGGVRYAGILLDYALAGEALGLTHRFTLSYRFGTPLPKQRALREKQRAEAMDREAERRAKAAVETTRKKMNKAMKSVARQHRREKKSMLAKQKRLITAEKRRQTVKRKAAVTDEYFKAMHYFQGIKDYMGKNYQQALVEFETVEKYDPKYLELPLYLSRTRQRLSGDKTTVQFMSEKNFQLYYQGIDFYIASEFEKAILVWQKVLEQEPNNALVLRNIEEARERIAKLKAVTKTVEQEENQDSGNPPKR